A DNA window from Mariprofundus aestuarium contains the following coding sequences:
- a CDS encoding ComEA family DNA-binding protein, producing MQLKHLFESLLVAVFMLATPVHAGEAVNLNTATVEELQAVKRIGEKTAEAIVAYRNEHGAFAKVDDLLDVKGIGEKNLAKTKDSVEVGGHDDKEKASY from the coding sequence ATGCAATTAAAACACCTTTTTGAATCTCTGTTAGTTGCTGTTTTCATGCTTGCTACACCGGTACATGCCGGAGAAGCGGTCAATCTTAATACAGCAACAGTAGAGGAACTTCAGGCTGTAAAAAGAATTGGTGAAAAGACAGCCGAGGCAATTGTCGCGTACAGGAATGAACACGGGGCATTTGCCAAAGTGGATGATCTGCTTGATGTCAAAGGAATTGGTGAGAAAAACCTGGCCAAAACCAAGGATTCCGTCGAAGTTGGCGGGCATGATGATAAGGAAAAAGCCAGTTACTAG
- a CDS encoding sugar transferase → MKRGFDLVLSFIVLICAAIPMLCVALLVKSTSRGPALYWSTRVGRDNEVFQMPKFRSMKVDTPAVATHLLQDPKSMLTPIGDFLRKSSLDELPQVWCVLKGDMSFVGPRPALFNQDDLIALRTEKGVHVLPVGLTGWAQVNGRDELPIPAKVELDMEYLRRHSFWFDIYILWLTFIKVVRREGVSH, encoded by the coding sequence GTGAAAAGAGGCTTTGATCTGGTCTTGTCATTTATAGTGCTTATCTGTGCCGCTATTCCCATGTTATGTGTCGCACTATTGGTAAAGTCGACTTCCAGAGGTCCAGCTTTGTACTGGTCCACCCGGGTGGGCAGAGATAACGAAGTTTTCCAAATGCCCAAATTTCGTAGCATGAAGGTGGATACGCCTGCAGTGGCAACGCATCTATTACAGGATCCCAAAAGCATGTTAACACCCATCGGTGATTTCTTACGCAAATCGAGCCTGGATGAACTGCCTCAAGTATGGTGTGTACTTAAGGGTGATATGAGCTTTGTCGGGCCACGCCCAGCGTTGTTCAATCAAGATGATTTGATTGCACTAAGAACCGAAAAAGGGGTGCACGTGTTGCCAGTAGGCCTTACTGGTTGGGCGCAGGTGAATGGGCGCGATGAGCTGCCGATTCCTGCGAAAGTTGAGCTGGATATGGAATACCTTCGCCGACACTCTTTCTGGTTTGATATATATATCTTATGGTTAACGTTCATTAAAGTGGTTCGACGAGAGGGAGTGTCCCATTGA
- a CDS encoding dTDP-4-dehydrorhamnose reductase family protein, with the protein MKKKIVVLGSRGMAGHVMTMTLREEESFEVFGVAREPGEFVDQDLDVTDFNRLGEYLADVKPQYVINCIGVLVAQSKEQVSSAILINSYLPHLLSELGSKLHYKLIHISTDCVFSGVEGKYVENAFRDGDDTYARTKALGEVINEKDLTIRTSIIGPEIKSNGTGLFDFFLKQTLGIQGYTKAFWSGVTTLELAKVVVNVINNDIHGLYQVTNGKAINKYDLLMLFKKYTKKDIPIEAVDGKVTNKTLVDTRQELDEPIPDYDVMVRDMVNFMRKHPDLYVQYSL; encoded by the coding sequence ATGAAAAAGAAAATTGTTGTTCTTGGCTCAAGGGGCATGGCAGGTCATGTGATGACAATGACCTTAAGGGAAGAGGAATCATTTGAAGTCTTTGGGGTTGCTCGTGAACCTGGAGAATTTGTCGACCAGGATTTAGATGTTACCGACTTCAATCGACTGGGTGAATATTTAGCGGATGTAAAACCTCAGTATGTGATTAACTGTATCGGTGTTCTTGTTGCGCAATCAAAAGAGCAAGTTTCATCAGCAATTCTTATCAATAGTTATTTGCCACATCTCCTTTCTGAGTTAGGGAGTAAGCTTCATTATAAACTGATTCATATTAGTACCGATTGCGTGTTTTCAGGGGTTGAGGGGAAATATGTTGAAAATGCATTTCGCGATGGTGACGATACCTATGCGCGAACAAAAGCCTTGGGCGAAGTGATTAACGAGAAGGATTTAACGATTCGCACATCCATTATCGGTCCTGAAATCAAATCAAATGGGACGGGTTTATTTGACTTCTTTTTAAAACAGACTCTGGGTATTCAAGGCTATACCAAGGCCTTTTGGTCTGGTGTGACTACATTGGAGTTAGCCAAAGTAGTGGTAAATGTAATCAATAATGATATTCATGGCCTGTATCAAGTTACCAATGGTAAAGCGATTAACAAATATGATCTTTTGATGTTGTTTAAGAAATACACCAAGAAAGATATACCGATTGAAGCAGTGGATGGTAAAGTCACCAATAAGACGTTGGTTGATACGCGACAGGAACTTGATGAACCAATTCCCGACTATGATGTAATGGTGCGTGATATGGTAAATTTTATGAGAAAGCATCCTGATCTATATGTGCAGTATTCACTGTAA
- a CDS encoding glycosyltransferase family 4 protein yields the protein MRILIVTQYFWPENFRITDLAIALKDKGHEVTVLTGMPNYPAGKLYDGYSWWKNRRETMQTIPIVRVPLFVRRESRSWQLVLNYCSFVFFACLLAPWLLRKQPFEVIFTYEVSPVTVGIPAILMSRLKNAPMFFWVQDLWPETLFATGAVKSPRILSAVGLMVKKIYQGCDRILVQSQGFVEPAVAAGAEREKIKYFPNWAESLYQPKELEPSAEERLEIPSAGFVMMFAGNLGAAQSLDTIVSAAELLKEENIHWVFLGDGRRRGWLQSEVDNKQLDKVYLLGSRPMEMMSAYFSLADALLVTLRDDPVMATTIPSKVQSYLACGRPVIGALNGTGAKVVLESGAGYCVASGDAKGLAQAVLKMSQLSDAERDEMGLSAHRYYKKNFDRDMLVNQLEEWMRSSCGENQ from the coding sequence TTGCGTATTCTCATTGTAACCCAATATTTCTGGCCAGAGAACTTTCGTATTACCGATCTTGCAATTGCTTTGAAAGATAAAGGTCACGAGGTCACAGTTCTTACAGGTATGCCTAACTATCCAGCTGGAAAACTCTATGATGGTTATTCTTGGTGGAAAAACCGACGTGAGACCATGCAGACCATTCCCATTGTTCGTGTCCCTCTTTTTGTAAGGCGTGAAAGCAGATCATGGCAATTGGTGTTGAATTATTGTTCATTTGTATTTTTTGCATGTTTGCTGGCGCCCTGGCTGCTACGTAAACAGCCTTTTGAGGTTATTTTCACCTATGAAGTTTCACCCGTAACAGTTGGTATACCAGCAATCTTAATGAGTCGTTTGAAGAATGCTCCGATGTTCTTCTGGGTACAGGATTTGTGGCCAGAAACGCTTTTTGCCACAGGTGCGGTAAAGTCACCACGGATTTTGTCAGCTGTAGGGCTCATGGTGAAAAAGATTTATCAGGGCTGTGATCGTATTCTTGTTCAATCTCAGGGTTTTGTTGAGCCTGCAGTAGCAGCAGGGGCAGAAAGAGAGAAAATTAAATATTTCCCTAATTGGGCAGAGTCACTTTATCAGCCTAAAGAATTGGAGCCATCGGCAGAAGAGCGTTTAGAGATACCAAGCGCAGGGTTCGTGATGATGTTTGCTGGTAACCTGGGAGCAGCGCAGTCTCTGGACACCATTGTAAGTGCAGCAGAGCTATTGAAAGAAGAGAATATTCATTGGGTGTTTTTGGGGGATGGCCGCAGGCGGGGCTGGTTGCAGAGTGAAGTTGATAATAAGCAGTTGGATAAGGTGTACCTTTTAGGTAGTCGCCCCATGGAAATGATGTCTGCATATTTTTCACTTGCCGATGCTCTGCTCGTCACGCTGAGAGATGACCCTGTGATGGCAACGACTATTCCATCAAAAGTACAGTCATATTTAGCCTGTGGAAGGCCAGTTATTGGTGCTTTAAATGGTACCGGGGCAAAGGTTGTTCTTGAGAGTGGGGCTGGTTACTGTGTTGCCTCAGGTGATGCAAAGGGTCTTGCCCAAGCGGTACTGAAGATGAGTCAGCTGAGTGATGCTGAACGCGATGAGATGGGGCTTTCAGCGCATCGCTATTATAAGAAAAATTTTGATCGTGATATGTTGGTGAATCAGTTGGAAGAATGGATGCGCTCCAGTTGTGGAGAAAACCAATGA
- a CDS encoding UDP-glucose 4-epimerase family protein, translating to MKVLVTGSTGFVGSAVVHQLSVASGQSVVAGLRQPTTKLAGHVEQVVMGDLLASTDYGNAFESVDVVIHTAARVHVMSDDSSDPLAEYRKVNVDGTLNLARQAAQAGVSRFIYISSIKVNGESTEDRPFTPDDVISTNDPYGLSKWEAEQGLFALAEVSGMEVVVIRPPLIYGPGVKANFLRMIQWVQKGVPLPLGAVKNRRSLIALDNLVSFIIHCIDHPKASNEVFLISDGEDVSTTDLLKKAARAFGKQARLIPVPVGLMCFVASLLGKKDIADRLFGSLQIDSSKARNLLRWNPVINMDEQLKKTVEGWK from the coding sequence ATGAAGGTATTGGTTACCGGATCGACTGGTTTTGTTGGTAGTGCTGTGGTTCACCAGTTAAGTGTGGCTTCAGGTCAGAGTGTGGTTGCTGGTCTGCGTCAACCAACAACAAAGTTAGCAGGCCATGTTGAGCAAGTCGTGATGGGTGATTTGCTGGCTTCTACTGATTATGGCAATGCGTTTGAATCTGTGGATGTGGTAATTCATACCGCGGCACGAGTGCATGTGATGTCTGATGATAGCAGTGACCCTCTGGCTGAGTACCGCAAGGTGAATGTGGATGGCACCCTTAATCTGGCTAGGCAGGCAGCTCAAGCAGGTGTGAGTCGATTTATTTATATCAGTTCGATCAAGGTGAATGGTGAGTCGACGGAGGACAGGCCATTTACACCTGATGATGTCATCAGTACCAACGACCCCTATGGTTTGTCGAAATGGGAGGCGGAGCAGGGTTTGTTTGCTTTGGCCGAAGTATCAGGCATGGAGGTGGTGGTAATTCGCCCTCCGTTGATTTACGGACCCGGCGTGAAGGCGAATTTTTTGAGAATGATTCAGTGGGTGCAAAAAGGTGTGCCGCTGCCATTAGGAGCTGTGAAAAACAGGCGTAGCCTGATTGCTTTGGATAATCTGGTCAGTTTTATTATTCATTGCATTGATCACCCCAAGGCATCCAATGAGGTGTTTCTTATTTCTGATGGTGAAGATGTCTCTACAACCGATCTGTTGAAGAAAGCGGCAAGAGCCTTTGGAAAGCAAGCACGCTTGATTCCTGTGCCAGTGGGATTGATGTGTTTTGTAGCATCTCTATTAGGTAAAAAGGATATTGCAGACCGTTTGTTTGGATCGTTGCAGATAGATAGCTCTAAAGCCAGGAACCTTTTACGCTGGAACCCCGTGATAAATATGGATGAGCAGCTCAAGAAGACTGTTGAGGGTTGGAAGTGA
- the wecB gene encoding non-hydrolyzing UDP-N-acetylglucosamine 2-epimerase, with the protein MIKVMTIVGTRPEIIKLSEVMKVLDRHTNHVVVHTGQNYDYELNEIFFEQLGVRRPDFFLEAMKGTASETIGDIIAKADKVIADEQPDAILLYGDTNSCLSVIPAKKRKVPIFHMEAGNRCFDQRVPEEINRKIVDHLSDINMPLSEQARDYLISEGIRPETIIKTGSSMLEVLNANMDEIQASDILQKEGLEAKKYILMSVHREENVDSEKNFSDLLESIDMMSEVYGMPIIISTHPRTRKKLEAMDYESSNELIRFSKPYGFHEYNKLQMEAFCVISDSGTIAEEGSLLNLPAITIRQAHERPEGMDEGTLIMSGLNKERIIEAIDVVTTQHNVRQRVMKVVADYDVDNVSKKVLRIILSYTDYVNRVVWKKD; encoded by the coding sequence ATGATTAAAGTCATGACTATCGTGGGCACGCGCCCTGAGATCATTAAGCTTAGTGAAGTGATGAAAGTGCTTGATAGGCATACGAATCATGTTGTTGTCCATACAGGGCAAAATTACGATTATGAGTTGAATGAAATATTCTTTGAGCAACTGGGTGTGCGTCGACCTGATTTTTTCCTAGAGGCTATGAAAGGTACGGCCTCGGAGACAATCGGTGATATTATTGCCAAAGCAGACAAAGTGATTGCTGATGAGCAACCGGATGCTATTCTCCTTTATGGTGATACAAATAGCTGTTTGTCGGTCATTCCTGCGAAGAAAAGAAAAGTACCTATTTTTCATATGGAAGCAGGAAATCGTTGTTTTGATCAGCGAGTTCCCGAAGAGATCAATCGGAAAATTGTCGACCATTTGAGTGATATCAATATGCCGCTTTCAGAACAAGCGAGGGATTATCTGATCTCTGAAGGTATTCGCCCAGAAACAATCATTAAGACAGGCTCATCCATGCTGGAAGTGTTGAATGCGAATATGGATGAAATCCAGGCTTCAGACATTTTGCAGAAGGAAGGTCTGGAAGCGAAAAAATATATACTGATGAGTGTTCACCGAGAAGAAAACGTGGATTCTGAGAAGAACTTTTCTGACCTGTTGGAGTCGATTGATATGATGTCCGAGGTCTATGGCATGCCTATCATCATTTCAACCCATCCACGAACCAGGAAGAAACTCGAAGCTATGGATTATGAATCCAGTAATGAGCTGATTCGTTTTTCCAAGCCTTATGGTTTTCATGAGTATAATAAATTGCAAATGGAAGCATTTTGCGTGATTTCTGATAGTGGTACGATCGCAGAAGAGGGCTCGTTGTTAAATTTGCCGGCAATCACAATCAGGCAGGCACATGAGCGTCCTGAAGGTATGGATGAGGGTACCCTCATTATGTCTGGATTGAATAAAGAGCGCATCATAGAAGCAATTGATGTTGTCACAACGCAACATAATGTCAGGCAGCGTGTGATGAAAGTAGTAGCTGACTACGATGTGGATAATGTATCAAAGAAGGTACTGCGGATTATCCTCTCTTATACAGACTATGTTAACCGTGTTGTTTGGAAGAAGGACTAA
- a CDS encoding O-antigen ligase family protein, with protein sequence MSRLIMILLCAAALVFPFSVAVTNIFLGAALALGLVSGVWWQGARECWSNHRLLSIIFCAYMVLLLLGLLWSLDLKWGLHVLGRHWFWLLLPIVVSISLDKKWRDLFLLSLSAGLAVNLVYCVLQMFGYVEVTTGGSNAENATGHIGHIGFGFVYGVWATWLLHLGLLWSGTQRLIVWGLAAWSYVMVFAAQGRSGYLIAVILMLSVCLKWVVDSRSWRIAVMFVAMAVLMLFVIALGSGKERLHGTWLAFTQTQYEAGLDWRDSSDNAILATQERFQMWKTSINIYLDNPVLGVGTGGFPVALDKMIAERRSASRSTAHPHNQYLLNLTRWGPLGLLLLCSLLYFWMREGWRMDWRELPMAPLIFLPALALAVHALSSTSVEEHFSAILAVLLLGTGLAGNRIQNEKGDCECN encoded by the coding sequence TTGAGCCGTTTAATCATGATTTTACTTTGTGCTGCTGCTTTGGTATTTCCCTTTTCGGTTGCGGTGACCAATATTTTCTTAGGCGCTGCGCTGGCTTTAGGGCTTGTATCGGGGGTTTGGTGGCAGGGAGCTAGAGAGTGCTGGAGCAACCATAGGTTACTTAGCATTATCTTTTGTGCTTACATGGTTCTGTTGCTGCTTGGGCTGTTGTGGAGTCTTGACCTCAAGTGGGGGCTGCATGTCTTGGGGCGTCACTGGTTCTGGTTACTTCTTCCAATTGTAGTTTCCATATCTTTAGATAAGAAGTGGCGAGATTTATTTCTGCTTTCATTATCTGCCGGATTGGCAGTTAACCTTGTTTATTGTGTCCTACAGATGTTCGGGTATGTAGAAGTCACTACTGGCGGTTCAAATGCCGAGAATGCTACGGGACATATCGGCCATATCGGGTTCGGTTTTGTCTACGGTGTCTGGGCTACCTGGCTGTTACACTTGGGATTGCTCTGGAGTGGAACACAACGCCTGATCGTATGGGGGTTGGCGGCTTGGTCATATGTGATGGTTTTTGCGGCACAAGGGCGAAGCGGTTATCTCATTGCTGTGATACTCATGTTAAGCGTGTGTCTAAAATGGGTGGTTGACTCAAGAAGCTGGCGAATTGCAGTGATGTTTGTTGCCATGGCTGTTCTGATGCTGTTTGTTATTGCCCTAGGTTCTGGCAAAGAACGCTTACATGGAACTTGGCTTGCTTTTACTCAAACACAATATGAGGCGGGGCTGGATTGGCGTGATAGCTCAGACAATGCCATTCTGGCAACACAAGAGCGTTTCCAAATGTGGAAGACCAGTATCAATATATACCTGGATAATCCAGTTCTAGGCGTTGGAACGGGAGGATTTCCGGTGGCGCTTGATAAAATGATAGCCGAGAGGCGTTCGGCATCGAGATCTACAGCGCATCCCCATAACCAATACCTTCTAAACCTGACTCGCTGGGGGCCTCTTGGACTTCTGCTCTTGTGCTCTTTGCTCTACTTCTGGATGCGGGAAGGCTGGCGCATGGATTGGCGTGAGTTACCCATGGCACCACTCATTTTTCTCCCTGCATTAGCTCTTGCAGTTCATGCGCTGAGTTCGACTTCTGTAGAAGAGCATTTTTCTGCTATACTGGCTGTACTATTGCTTGGAACAGGATTGGCCGGCAACCGGATACAAAATGAAAAGGGGGATTGCGAATGCAATTAA